A single genomic interval of Streptomyces sp. 1222.5 harbors:
- a CDS encoding 3-hydroxybutyrate dehydrogenase, translated as MTSPTPLPGPGPHVQPLSLDLGGRTALVTGAASGIGRACALRLAAAGAEVRAVDRDEAGLAELAQQAERAGELAGTVLPHAVDLTDLDAAERAAAGADVLVNNAGLQLVRPLEEFPPEVFHTVLTVMLEAPFRLIRGALPHMYAQGWGRIVNVSSVHGLRASAFKSAYVAAKHGLEGLSKTAALEGAPHGVTSNCVNPAYVRTPLVEKQIADQAQAHGIPEERVLSEVLLKDSAVRRLIEPEEVAEAVAYLCSPQASFVTGTSLVLDGGWTAH; from the coding sequence ATGACCTCGCCCACCCCCCTGCCCGGCCCGGGCCCCCACGTACAGCCCCTCAGTCTCGACCTCGGTGGCCGCACCGCGCTCGTCACGGGTGCCGCCAGCGGGATCGGCCGCGCCTGCGCGCTGCGTCTCGCCGCCGCGGGGGCCGAGGTGCGGGCCGTGGACCGGGACGAGGCGGGCCTCGCCGAACTCGCGCAGCAGGCGGAGAGGGCCGGAGAGCTCGCGGGCACCGTCCTCCCGCACGCCGTGGACCTCACCGACCTCGACGCCGCCGAGCGGGCCGCCGCCGGTGCCGACGTGCTGGTCAACAACGCGGGTCTGCAACTCGTACGGCCCCTGGAGGAGTTCCCGCCGGAGGTCTTCCACACCGTGCTGACCGTGATGCTGGAGGCACCGTTCCGGCTGATCCGCGGCGCCCTCCCGCACATGTACGCACAGGGGTGGGGCCGGATCGTCAACGTGTCCTCCGTCCACGGTCTGCGGGCCTCCGCCTTCAAGTCCGCCTATGTGGCCGCCAAACACGGCCTGGAGGGCCTGTCCAAGACCGCGGCCCTCGAAGGCGCCCCCCACGGGGTGACCTCGAACTGTGTGAACCCCGCCTATGTGCGCACCCCCCTGGTCGAGAAGCAGATCGCCGACCAGGCGCAGGCGCACGGCATCCCCGAGGAGCGGGTGCTGTCCGAGGTCCTGCTGAAGGACAGCGCGGTGCGGCGGCTCATCGAACCCGAGGAGGTCGCGGAGGCCGTGGCCTACCTGTGCAGCCCGCAGGCGTCCTTCGTCACCGGCACCTCCCTGGTGCTCGACGGCGGATGGACGGCCCACTGA
- a CDS encoding NUDIX domain-containing protein: MATPDFIRTLRASIAHQPLWLPGITAIVFDDEGRVLLGRRSDTRKWAVVGGIPEPGEQPAACAVREVYEETAVRCVAERVVLVQALEPVTYPNGDVCQYMDITIRCRAVGGEARVNDDESLEVGWFTVDALPPLNEFGLFRIKQAMSEAPTWFDPMTAG, encoded by the coding sequence ATGGCTACCCCCGACTTCATCCGCACCCTGCGGGCCTCCATCGCCCACCAGCCGCTCTGGCTGCCCGGGATCACCGCGATCGTCTTCGACGACGAGGGCAGAGTGCTCCTCGGCCGGCGGTCCGACACCCGCAAGTGGGCGGTCGTCGGAGGCATTCCGGAGCCGGGGGAGCAGCCGGCCGCCTGCGCCGTGCGTGAGGTCTACGAGGAGACCGCGGTGCGCTGCGTCGCCGAGCGGGTCGTCCTCGTCCAGGCGCTGGAGCCGGTGACCTACCCCAACGGCGACGTCTGCCAGTACATGGACATCACCATCCGCTGCCGCGCGGTGGGCGGCGAGGCCCGGGTCAACGACGACGAATCGCTCGAGGTGGGCTGGTTCACCGTGGACGCGCTGCCGCCTCTGAACGAGTTCGGCCTCTTCCGGATCAAGCAGGCCATGTCCGAGGCACCCACATGGTTCGACCCTATGACTGCCGGCTGA